From the Trifolium pratense cultivar HEN17-A07 linkage group LG4, ARS_RC_1.1, whole genome shotgun sequence genome, the window ATAGTGAGAAAGGGGTGGAAAGAATGCCACAAATATTTACATACTTTTCCACAAGCTGCAAAACAAAATCCATGGATTGCCGGTTGCCACTTTCGCCAACCACTATAGGTAGGAGATTCCACGACCAAGCATACAAACCTACTGAGAGATCTCCTACTGAAGCCTACAGAAGAAAAAGCATGTTCAAAAAAATACACAACactgtttgtttgttttctttctttctttcttatattatactccctccgtcccaaattataagggaaaataaaaaaatcacacttattaagaaaaagtaaaacatgagaatttgaagtatgtttttgtgggtttttcttggaataagttgcataggaagatgtaaaaacaatttttattggttgttgtttattgagaaaatgagagagagaagaaattaaatgcaatttgcatttaattttatgaaaataaggaaaaaacattcttgaaaatgattttttctcttataatttgggacaaaaaaaatgggcttttttcccttataatttgggacggagggagtatattgcCTGGTTTGCTTAATGCTTGTTTGTTCTTGCAGTAAAACTCTCAAAAGAAGCAATTACTTTCGAACGTTGGTGCTatctttttaataaaagatacaCAAGCCTAGCCGAAAGAGAGGAAAGTTTAAGTATGTTCAAGGAAGCTCTTTTACAGCCAAAACCTAAACCTACATGCAGTTTTCCCGATGAGATTCTAGAAGATACGCAAAAATTCACAGATTTTTTTTCCGGCTACCCCGCACCTGTTGGTAGTCATGTTTTTCCACCTGACGTTGATGAGATTCTTCTTGATATGACTAAACACTTTGGACGTGAACTACTTGAAAGCTGGGATGCAGTTATAGAGTATCCGGATTTTGAGTTAGAGATATGGCAGCATATGAATAAGTGCTTTGATTCAGATAAAGAGTTTTCAGATGAAGAGTTTTTGGATGAAGATTATGCTCAATACTTAGAGACACTGTGAAAAGAGTTTGGATGGAACCTTGTAGGGTCTTGGGAGGTTGTCATCTGTTATGCTTTGTTGGTTAGAACCAGCTACCTGATACTCTTCAACAATTCTATTCTAATGCTCTTGCCAAATTTGATTCATACTTTTCTGGAAAATGAGTACTTTGATTCATAATAATAACTTACCAATTCTCATTTtgttttatcatatttattttcgTGGCTCAAATGGTTTATTTGGGGGATTGTGGGCGATGCTATTTTTCCAGATTTTGGGGAAAGTAGATATGATATGCTTGGGGTATTGTACTTGGCCTTATATGTTTTCTCACCCTTTTCCCTAATATTGGAGGGACATTCTTCAATTCATTTCTAAGTGATCCTTTTTTTAGGGGATAAAATGTAAATTTCTTGTATAGCAGTATATGTCTTGCAATTATGCATGTatatactttataaaaaaatgaatttaatattCAATGATTTAGAGTtagagattatttttaagagattaTAGTGTAGAAAGGAGAAGCTATTGCTAAAGTTCAGTGCTAAGTGTAGAATTTACATTTTATATTATACAATGACTTATTTATGTACTAGCACAAGTTACAACAATATGCATGATGGAAGTGAATATTCATGTAAAAGTATAATGTTAATCCTCAGTCTCAGAATCTACTTCAATTGGACATGATCCATCATCGAAAGTGGCTAGTGGATCGTAGAAGGGTGAGCTAGGATCGATACACCCCGGGACAAGATTCAGTTCGCAGCGATCACCCTGCAAAGATGTTTCCATTCATCGTTACAAAACTCGATTCTAATGCAATGATTTAAAGAGTAAATACAGGTGATTACGCTGAATCATTCAAAGGAGTTTGAGAATGAAGTTCAGAATTCAAATCCTAACTAACGTAACATTACTAACAATAAATGTTTTCTTATAACAAAATGATAAATGTACTCACCCCTTCTTTCGATAAATTACCAATCATAGCACATTTCTCTATGACTGTACTTGAGTCCGGAAATATTGCTCTCTCACATGCTCCTTCTTGACTTAGTTCCTCTGCCAAGCCCTACCACAGGTATAGTAAACATCAACAAATgtcacaaatatttattttttatatgataCGACATGTATTCCCTGCGGTCGGGAAACGATACAGTTACTAGATGTTGGTTGTTGAATAGAAATCCGACGGTTCATTTGAGCTTATTTCAGGACATAAAACACTTACATTAGTGTTTAGAAGCTATGATATGTCTATAAGCTCTATTATTTTTAGTGAACTCCTAAGATTAGTATGTGAGAAAATTTACCTCATTAAAGAATTCAATTGGCTTGTTCTTTAAAGGTTTAGGTACTTGAAACTGCAATCTATATGGACCATCCCAATCTTCTCCATTTGTAAATGAGAAGATCAAACTTAAAGCTACACAAAAAAAAGAGATGTTAAGATTCCTCTTAATAATTTTGTCATCCAAATAGTGCATGTTATGAGATTGACGGAATCACAATCGAATGCTGTAATTTTGGCAAAAGCTGCATTTTGaagtttcaacaaaatcactGCAACATTGTGGTTTCGTACTCAAACTCACCgtcaattcaaacatgtatgtAGTTAGAAATCAAATAACATATTACCATGTTTAGGAACACATATTTGAATGGAATATATAGGAGAATCAGCTTTGCCTCTATCCTTTCTTAACATAACTCTTGGTTCACCACCACACATAATTGGTTGATTAAATCCTCCTAAACATATGAAGAATTAAATGTCAAATTGAGAAAAATGACACTAAAATGAAGAACATACAAAATACAGAATATAGGGGCCAGCTGTTATGgaaaatgacatttttatagtagccaagcaacatcaaacaaaaaattaccaTTGAAAGCAATTCCAAATTCTTCACTAGGGGCAAGTTGAGATGCAGCTGGATTATAGAAAAGTTTAAGCTTTTCACCCtgccaaaaaattataaaaaaaaaaaaaaagtatttacaAAAAGTTGATTAATTGAGAAACTCCAAATTAATTATCTCTCCAAATGAATTAACTCAATATTGTCATACTTACTGAAGTAGGAGGGTCCCCATTTGTGGTTTTCCAATAGACAGCAGCCTTCCCAAGTTCAAAGGTAGCCCATGAAGGAAGCTTGTACCTATAAACATTAATatcataaatatttattatgtCATCTAAAATAGACAAAATAGAATATTGTTGCTAGCCTAGCTGACACACTAACATGTCGACACATGTCAGACACCATACATGCCTTCAAGTGTGGGTGCTACACAGTGTGTAGGTTTAGAAACACAACCAATAATACTCCTAACATGTTAGGCACCGACACATATTAGACACCGGACATACCTTCAAGTACTGGTGCTACGCAATTTCTAGGTTTAGAAGCACAACAAAATAACATTCCTATAATCATTTTTTCCatagtatatataatattggTATTTAGAGGGAGATCATACTCTTGAATTTCCTCTGTAGGACTTGTTGCAACAGCAGCTGCAGCATTGATTACATGCCTAACTTTAACATGTCTTTCCTTCCTAAGGTAACATCTTGGTAATGAAACATTCAGAAAATTACTCCCTGCATCATAAACTTTTTAGTGTTACACATGAAAAACCttgcacttttattttttattttttctgatgtATGCCTTTTGACAAAAGTATAATATATGGTAATTCAAAGTGATATGGATCCTAGGCAGCCCGTATCTCCCTTCACGTCGATGTAGAGGCTTAGTTTTGTAGCTTCTATAAAATCACGACAGAAGTAACTGAGAGTTTGGAGGCACAAACGCAAAACCAAACACATGTCTATATAGAAATCTTATTAACAAATGAAGGTTGATCGAGTTGGGAGAATCCTGTTTGTAGATAATCTAAAACTACTTATTTAAGAGCTTTTTAAATTGTTAGGCCTTCTCTGGATTTGTATTCCCCTAACCATTTTTAAGTatgtacaaaaacaaaaagtaatatTATGTCAAGGAttctactttaaaaaaaaatatattgtttagTTATACAATGGATGCAAAGTATTCGCCGGTTTCGCTGAAAAATTAATCTTTTGTTGGAGACTCTGGCTGATCATTTTTAGTGAGATCTCTTATTCTAACcacgttttttttcttcatgtagGAGACTCGAATTTGAAATATTACTTAAAGAATATGAGTCTAGTTCCACTAAATCATGACAATCTTAGTATTCATCAATTAAATAATATGAAATTTCTTCTATGATTTGAACAAATTATAACTAAGTCAACAAATAGTTCTTTTGCAAAAGTTTTATATGGaataatctttttcttttgagaaCAGAACATATTTTCAGCTTTATTAAATTTCTCATACaatatcaatttaatttaatttaataataatctATCATCATTCTGGTCTATAAGATTTTCACataacaataattaattaagcTCAGTCAATAAATAATCACATACTATATAAAACAAAGTCcaccattaaaatttaaatacttACAAACATTGTCCATAATTCACATAAAGGGtggattaaaaaaatgaaaaataaaaaaggataaACTAACCAAATGCTTTTGTTGTGGTATAACTACTAGGAGAGGTTGTGACAGATATGCAAGGTTGCTTAGAAGAAGCAAAGATTGCAGCATTTGTTGCAGCCATGTATCACACTTTTCTAATGACTCCTTAATTTTTGGATtggaaaaaggaaaagaataacaaagagaagaaagaaagagttGTGAATCAATCTAACAACTAAACATGTCATCCATAGATACAtacatagatagatagatataatAGGAAACagataaaattgatattttttaagtgGCAAATGGACAAAACAGCAAAAATATCATCACCTCAAAACCAAAGTCTTCAAGAAAAATATCAAAGTAAAAGATAAGGAATGGACTGTATTCGTGGGTATACAAGaatcatatattaaaaaaataaaagtttcaaattttcattt encodes:
- the LOC123921537 gene encoding protein POST-ILLUMINATION CHLOROPHYLL FLUORESCENCE INCREASE, chloroplastic, producing the protein MAATNAAIFASSKQPCISVTTSPSSYTTTKAFGSNFLNVSLPRCYLRKERHVKVRHVINAAAAVATSPTEEIQEYKLPSWATFELGKAAVYWKTTNGDPPTSGEKLKLFYNPAASQLAPSEEFGIAFNGGFNQPIMCGGEPRVMLRKDRGKADSPIYSIQICVPKHALSLIFSFTNGEDWDGPYRLQFQVPKPLKNKPIEFFNEGLAEELSQEGACERAIFPDSSTVIEKCAMIGNLSKEGGDRCELNLVPGCIDPSSPFYDPLATFDDGSCPIEVDSETED